In the genome of Marispirochaeta sp., one region contains:
- a CDS encoding phosphatidylglycerol lysyltransferase domain-containing protein, producing the protein MIIYIGAMQIPSYPEFSPIKLEMRDELHPQLSHLKFGISEFTFANLFLFRKTYDYRLSRLNDGGIVISGRKEGEDFAMLPFGLPDDETLISLFSDHLYIKNLAEPYAAAGQIDLERKGFCVIEDRDNFDYLYLTKDLAHLPGKKYHKKRNLVKQFINNYEYSEVKIDADNIKDAFSVARQWADDRDDPGDTAAAVEALELKDILDLCGYLYYADGVPAAYVLGEPIARGKGFVVHFEKAVGSYKGIYQFINKAFASILPHNISFINREQDLGDQGLRQAKMTYRPTGFVKKYRVYIDPTCPCPQE; encoded by the coding sequence GTGATTATCTATATTGGTGCCATGCAGATACCAAGCTATCCTGAGTTTTCGCCTATAAAACTGGAGATGCGGGACGAGCTCCACCCACAATTATCTCATCTCAAATTCGGCATTTCGGAGTTTACATTTGCCAACCTGTTTCTGTTTCGCAAGACCTACGACTACCGGCTGAGCCGGCTCAATGACGGCGGAATTGTTATCTCCGGCAGGAAAGAGGGTGAAGACTTCGCCATGCTCCCATTTGGGCTCCCCGACGATGAGACCCTGATCAGTCTTTTTTCGGACCATCTGTATATCAAGAACCTGGCCGAACCCTATGCCGCAGCGGGTCAGATCGATCTTGAACGTAAGGGATTTTGCGTCATTGAGGACCGCGACAATTTTGACTACCTTTATCTTACTAAAGACCTGGCCCACCTTCCGGGAAAGAAGTACCACAAAAAGCGTAATCTTGTAAAACAGTTCATTAATAACTATGAATATTCGGAAGTAAAAATCGATGCCGATAATATTAAAGACGCCTTTTCCGTCGCACGGCAATGGGCGGATGACCGTGATGATCCAGGCGATACAGCGGCGGCTGTCGAAGCCCTGGAACTCAAAGACATTCTGGATCTCTGCGGGTATCTCTATTACGCGGATGGGGTTCCAGCGGCCTATGTACTGGGAGAACCGATTGCCCGGGGAAAGGGTTTCGTAGTCCATTTCGAAAAGGCCGTGGGCAGCTACAAGGGGATCTATCAGTTTATCAACAAGGCCTTTGCCTCCATTCTTCCCCACAATATCTCGTTCATTAACCGGGAACAGGACCTGGGAGACCAGGGACTCAGACAGGCCAAGATGACCTATCGTCCCACTGGTTTTGTCAAAAAATACCGCGTATATATTGATCCGACCTGCCCCTGTCCCCAGGAATAA
- the pepT gene encoding peptidase T, translating to MQTPERISSEKLLQRFIRYAKIWTTSDPHGTGSPTTSRQWELLHLLASELEEMGVAVELDDQGFLIGRLSARGVGPGASTVGFMAHVDTSPDVSGKDVSPIIHRRWQGTAIELKNSVILDPERMTDLASRKGDTIITSDGTSLLGADDKAGIAEIMAAIEYLQANPELPHGPLEIIFTPDEETGKGMDRFPRDRIQSRCCYTLDGDESGTLEAECFTAYRADISFFGVAAHPGRARGRLVNAISMLGSFLGMLPRSESPEATDGRYGFYHGVEVSGHTEKAELTMILRDFEMDEVERRVEALRSFASALEAAYPGGKVKVAWVKQYLNMRDAFKKDPLVVDLARKAVSSLGLNPIMTSIRGGTDGARLSELGIPTPNLFTGGHNFHSLSEWASLEVMTYAAETILALALLWGEIESPPPS from the coding sequence ATGCAAACACCTGAACGGATTTCCTCAGAAAAACTTTTACAGCGTTTTATTCGCTATGCGAAGATCTGGACCACTTCGGACCCCCACGGAACAGGTTCTCCCACTACCAGCCGCCAGTGGGAGCTTCTGCATCTTCTGGCCTCGGAACTGGAGGAGATGGGGGTCGCCGTCGAGCTGGATGATCAGGGTTTTTTGATCGGCCGCCTGTCTGCCCGGGGTGTCGGTCCCGGTGCGTCCACGGTTGGATTCATGGCCCATGTGGATACCTCCCCCGATGTCTCCGGCAAGGATGTTTCTCCCATCATCCACCGCAGATGGCAGGGGACTGCCATTGAGCTTAAAAATTCTGTGATCCTTGATCCGGAGCGCATGACCGACCTTGCCTCGCGCAAGGGAGACACCATAATCACCTCCGACGGCACAAGCCTGCTGGGTGCGGACGACAAGGCCGGTATTGCAGAGATTATGGCTGCCATTGAGTACCTCCAGGCCAATCCCGAGCTCCCCCATGGGCCTCTGGAGATTATCTTTACTCCGGATGAAGAGACCGGCAAGGGGATGGACCGTTTTCCCCGGGACAGAATACAAAGCCGCTGCTGTTACACCCTGGACGGTGATGAATCAGGTACGCTGGAAGCGGAGTGTTTTACCGCTTACCGGGCTGATATCAGCTTTTTCGGTGTGGCAGCTCATCCCGGACGCGCCCGGGGCCGGCTGGTCAACGCGATAAGCATGCTTGGAAGTTTCCTGGGGATGCTTCCCCGCAGTGAAAGCCCCGAGGCCACTGACGGGCGATACGGCTTCTATCATGGTGTCGAGGTATCAGGGCATACGGAAAAGGCTGAACTGACGATGATTCTGCGGGATTTTGAAATGGATGAGGTAGAGCGCCGTGTAGAGGCCCTCAGAAGCTTTGCCTCCGCCCTGGAGGCCGCCTATCCCGGGGGAAAGGTAAAGGTAGCCTGGGTAAAGCAGTATCTCAACATGCGCGATGCCTTTAAAAAGGATCCCCTGGTTGTTGATCTGGCCCGCAAGGCTGTTTCCTCCCTGGGTTTGAATCCGATAATGACTTCTATCCGGGGCGGTACCGACGGGGCCAGGCTTTCGGAACTGGGGATACCCACGCCGAATCTTTTTACCGGCGGGCACAACTTCCACAGCCTGTCTGAATGGGCGTCCCTCGAGGTTATGACCTATGCTGCCGAAACAATATTAGCTTTGGCTCTCTTATGGGGTGAAATTGAAAGCCCGCCCCCTTCGTGA